The proteins below are encoded in one region of Tepidimicrobium xylanilyticum:
- the fliJ gene encoding flagellar export protein FliJ, protein MKFNFKLERVLNYKRTVEDLKKNQYGFVKQKLNREENKLDGFMERKKAIINEKDSSIVKTKVGNLVMYNNYIKDINRRIEEQKKVVAQVQEELEKSKEEMINAVKEKKIFEKLKENKYEEYLYQVKKEEEKLNDTIVNFKISTRQ, encoded by the coding sequence ATGAAATTCAATTTCAAATTAGAAAGGGTACTAAACTATAAAAGGACTGTAGAAGATTTAAAGAAAAATCAATATGGTTTTGTAAAGCAAAAGTTGAATAGAGAAGAAAACAAGTTAGATGGCTTTATGGAACGGAAGAAAGCAATAATTAATGAGAAAGATTCATCGATAGTTAAGACTAAGGTGGGAAATTTAGTAATGTACAATAATTACATAAAAGATATAAATAGAAGAATTGAGGAACAGAAGAAGGTTGTTGCTCAAGTTCAAGAGGAATTGGAAAAATCAAAAGAAGAAATGATTAATGCTGTAAAGGAAAAAAAGATTTTTGAAAAATTAAAAGAAAACAAATATGAAGAGTATTTATATCAAGTTAAAAAAGAAGAAGAAAAATTAAACGATACAATAGTAAATTTTAAGATAAGTACCCGACAGTAG
- the fliI gene encoding flagellar protein export ATPase FliI: MLESIDLQKYIRSINEKRFIKFTGKITKVTGLTIESNGPIATIGELCNIYPHDNKEPIPAEVVGFKDDHILLMPLGDMEGIASGSKVVATGKSLRVSVGEELVGRVLDGLGNPIDGKGPIKTEKTYPVSNFPPSPLERKLVEDPLPLGIKAIDGLITCGKGQRIGIFAGSGVGKSTLMGMVSRNSSADINVIGLIGERGREVREFLKKDLKEEGLKKSVVVVVTSDQPALIRVKGALVTTAIAEYFRDQGKDVLLLMDSVTRFAMAQREIGLAIGEPPVTRGFTPSVFAVLPKLLERAGTSSKGTITGLYTVLVDGDDLNEPVTDAVRGILDGHIVLSRKLANQNHYPAIDVLASVSRVMPSIVEVKHLKLANSIKNIMAVYRESEDLINIGAYKRGTNVKLDKAIDVKESIDEFLTQATQETFSFDSTISIMEEIDAKINES; encoded by the coding sequence ATGTTAGAAAGTATTGATTTACAAAAATATATCAGGTCGATAAATGAAAAAAGATTTATTAAGTTTACAGGGAAGATTACAAAGGTGACAGGATTAACTATAGAATCCAATGGCCCCATTGCCACTATAGGTGAATTATGTAATATTTACCCCCATGATAATAAGGAGCCTATTCCTGCTGAAGTAGTTGGTTTTAAAGATGACCATATACTACTGATGCCTCTAGGCGATATGGAGGGAATTGCTTCAGGTAGCAAAGTAGTGGCAACAGGAAAATCCCTTAGAGTAAGTGTAGGGGAGGAATTAGTAGGCAGAGTATTAGATGGATTAGGTAATCCAATCGATGGAAAAGGGCCAATAAAAACTGAAAAAACCTATCCTGTTTCCAATTTTCCCCCTAGTCCTTTGGAGAGAAAACTGGTAGAAGATCCCTTGCCTTTAGGAATAAAAGCAATTGATGGTTTAATTACCTGTGGTAAGGGACAAAGAATAGGTATTTTTGCAGGTAGTGGGGTTGGCAAAAGTACTTTAATGGGAATGGTGTCTAGAAATAGTTCTGCTGATATCAATGTAATTGGATTAATAGGTGAAAGAGGTAGAGAAGTTCGAGAGTTTTTAAAAAAGGACTTAAAGGAAGAGGGGTTAAAAAAATCAGTAGTAGTGGTAGTTACTTCAGATCAACCAGCATTAATTAGGGTAAAGGGTGCTTTAGTTACCACTGCAATTGCTGAATATTTTAGGGATCAGGGTAAAGACGTATTATTATTAATGGATTCTGTTACAAGATTTGCCATGGCGCAAAGGGAGATTGGACTAGCCATAGGAGAACCACCTGTAACTAGGGGGTTTACTCCTTCTGTATTTGCTGTTTTACCAAAATTATTGGAGAGAGCTGGAACATCATCAAAGGGGACTATAACTGGCTTATATACGGTATTAGTGGATGGAGATGATTTAAACGAACCTGTTACCGATGCAGTTAGAGGTATTTTAGATGGGCATATAGTTCTTTCCAGAAAACTAGCAAATCAAAACCATTATCCAGCCATCGATGTATTAGCTAGTGTGAGCAGGGTAATGCCCAGTATAGTAGAAGTTAAACATTTAAAGCTTGCTAATTCAATTAAGAATATAATGGCAGTTTATAGAGAATCAGAGGACCTAATAAATATTGGAGCTTATAAAAGGGGTACTAATGTGAAGCTAGATAAAGCCATAGATGTGAAAGAGTCTATCGATGAATTTTTAACTCAGGCAACTCAAGAAACATTTTCTTTCGATAGTACTATATCAATCATGGAAGAAATTGACGCTAAAATTAATGAATCATAG
- a CDS encoding FliH/SctL family protein yields the protein MSNIIKSFRVIESNIEIKKEPKVEQYQELIEKLLEDAKEKAKDIILEAEKEANAIIEAANREYEHKLNSAYKKAKEILEDSRKEGYELGCETGFKKGYEEGYDQGYSEGKEDSRKLIEEALNIKKDYIETRNRSLKELEEELIELVITIYEKVLYKKVDEDEDLIISLIAKGIDNLEISEKLTIIVSKDDYETVQKSKDLILAKASLVEDLEIRVNSNMKKGDCILETSKGSVDVSMGEQLKEVKDLLISILSDE from the coding sequence TTGTCTAATATCATTAAATCTTTCAGAGTTATTGAAAGCAATATTGAAATAAAGAAGGAACCTAAGGTTGAACAATATCAAGAATTGATTGAAAAATTACTTGAAGATGCCAAGGAAAAAGCTAAAGACATAATTCTTGAAGCGGAAAAAGAAGCAAATGCTATTATAGAAGCTGCTAATAGAGAATATGAGCATAAGCTAAATTCTGCATATAAAAAGGCAAAGGAAATCCTTGAAGACTCGAGAAAAGAAGGGTATGAGTTAGGTTGTGAAACAGGATTTAAAAAAGGATATGAAGAAGGATATGATCAAGGATATTCAGAAGGGAAAGAGGATTCAAGGAAACTAATAGAAGAGGCATTAAATATTAAAAAGGATTATATTGAAACCAGAAATAGATCATTAAAAGAATTGGAAGAAGAGTTAATCGAGTTGGTAATAACAATATATGAAAAGGTATTATATAAAAAAGTGGATGAAGATGAAGATTTAATTATTTCTCTAATAGCTAAAGGGATTGATAATTTGGAAATCTCTGAAAAACTAACGATTATTGTTTCTAAGGATGATTACGAGACAGTTCAAAAGTCAAAGGACCTTATATTAGCCAAGGCAAGCTTGGTTGAGGATTTAGAAATAAGGGTTAATAGCAACATGAAAAAAGGAGATTGTATATTGGAAACTTCTAAAGGAAGTGTAGATGTTAGTATGGGTGAACAACTTAAGGAAGTAAAAGATCTATTAATTTCAATATTAAGCGATGAGTGA
- the fliG gene encoding flagellar motor switch protein FliG — protein sequence MARRQFTGKEKAAILLIALGPEKSAEIFKHLNEDEIEELTLQIANMRLVSAEEKQQVIEDFYQMALAQEYISEGGINYAKEILERALGNDKAVDIITRLTSSLHVRPFEFIRKADPNQLLNYIQNEHPQTIALILSYLQPSQAAQVLASLTPEKQAEVTMRIATMDRTSPEIIKEIEKVLETKFSGILSQDFTSTGGIQAVVDILNSADRGTEKFIMEELDIMDAELSEEIRRRMFVFEDIVSLDNRSIQRIIREIDNTQWAIALKGASEEVKEVVFANMSKRLSEMIKEDIEFMGPVRIRDIEEAQQNIVNVIRKLEEDGEIITPRGGDEIIV from the coding sequence ATGGCAAGGAGACAATTTACTGGAAAAGAAAAAGCTGCAATATTATTAATAGCCTTAGGACCTGAAAAATCAGCGGAGATTTTTAAACATTTGAATGAGGATGAAATTGAAGAGTTAACTTTACAAATAGCCAATATGCGTTTGGTCTCAGCTGAAGAAAAACAACAGGTAATAGAAGATTTCTATCAGATGGCTTTAGCACAAGAATATATTTCAGAAGGTGGAATTAATTACGCTAAAGAAATCCTTGAAAGAGCTTTAGGTAATGATAAGGCTGTAGATATTATAACTAGACTTACTTCTTCTTTACATGTTAGGCCCTTTGAGTTTATTAGAAAAGCTGATCCTAATCAGTTATTAAACTATATACAAAACGAACATCCGCAAACTATTGCGTTAATCCTTTCTTATTTACAGCCTAGCCAGGCAGCTCAGGTATTGGCAAGCCTTACCCCTGAAAAGCAGGCGGAAGTAACCATGAGAATTGCCACCATGGATAGGACATCACCTGAGATTATAAAGGAAATTGAAAAGGTATTGGAAACTAAGTTTTCCGGAATACTATCTCAGGATTTTACTTCTACTGGTGGAATTCAAGCAGTAGTAGATATATTAAATTCTGCTGATAGGGGAACTGAGAAATTCATTATGGAAGAATTAGATATAATGGATGCTGAACTAAGCGAAGAGATAAGAAGGAGAATGTTCGTATTTGAGGATATTGTTTCATTGGATAATAGAAGTATTCAAAGAATTATCAGAGAAATTGATAATACTCAATGGGCTATTGCATTGAAAGGTGCAAGTGAAGAAGTTAAGGAAGTTGTGTTTGCCAATATGAGTAAGAGATTGTCTGAGATGATAAAAGAAGATATCGAATTTATGGGACCAGTACGTATTAGAGACATTGAAGAAGCACAACAAAATATAGTAAATGTTATAAGAAAGCTTGAAGAAGATGGAGAAATTATCACTCCTAGAGGAGGAGATGAAATTATTGTCTAA
- the fliF gene encoding flagellar basal-body MS-ring/collar protein FliF produces the protein MGESIQQIRNQLNEYWQQLDKNKKIKMIIIGIIVLLSIVILSIALTRTKYEILYQDLSLKDTSEITKKLDELGVKWKTPKDNTTTILVPADMKNKIKIELASYGLPKEGYTFQDAFDDSSWTMTDYDKKERMKLALQNELSSTISEIEGIKKATVYINEKEDTGFVLDGSNKETTASVFIEKSDNNTLTVETVKAIQNLVAGSLNMDPEKVQIVDSQGRLLTGEQDETELLMTDQFNIKTSLEYKINESIRKFLENVFGPGNVDVRSSVKINFDSESTKIVEFSPPIEGSEEGLIRSMEEIEEHMVGGAAAGTPGLGGNTPDDRMIDDGSERYDKRSSTINYELNEINKEIRKAPGQVEDITVAVLINRDVLIGGNFTPEIEEEITELIYAATGLDTKNVAVKAESFRSHETERVVDAKEINWIIVGLALFAAAFALGFVVYRRRKLRELEELEEMESQLEEVRAIEEEVEDLEFATEESKMKEQINRFVEKKPDAVAQLLRTWLNE, from the coding sequence GTGGGGGAATCAATACAGCAAATTAGGAATCAATTAAATGAATATTGGCAACAATTGGATAAAAATAAAAAAATAAAGATGATTATCATAGGAATAATAGTTTTACTATCCATAGTAATACTTTCTATAGCTTTGACAAGGACCAAGTATGAAATACTCTATCAGGACCTATCTTTAAAGGATACTTCAGAAATAACTAAGAAGCTAGATGAACTTGGTGTTAAATGGAAGACACCTAAGGACAATACTACAACAATCTTAGTTCCAGCAGATATGAAGAATAAAATAAAAATTGAGTTAGCATCTTATGGGCTTCCAAAAGAAGGTTATACTTTTCAAGATGCTTTTGATGACAGTAGCTGGACCATGACTGATTATGATAAAAAGGAAAGAATGAAATTAGCCTTACAAAATGAGCTGTCTTCGACTATTTCTGAAATTGAAGGGATAAAGAAGGCGACTGTGTACATAAATGAAAAAGAAGATACAGGTTTCGTTTTGGATGGTAGTAATAAAGAAACAACTGCTTCTGTATTCATAGAGAAGAGTGATAACAATACTTTAACTGTAGAAACAGTTAAAGCTATACAGAACCTTGTAGCAGGATCTCTGAACATGGATCCAGAAAAGGTGCAAATCGTAGATAGTCAAGGCAGGCTGTTAACGGGAGAACAGGATGAAACTGAATTATTAATGACGGACCAGTTCAATATTAAGACAAGCTTAGAATATAAAATCAATGAGAGTATACGAAAATTCTTAGAAAATGTATTTGGTCCCGGAAATGTTGATGTTAGATCTAGCGTAAAGATCAATTTCGACAGCGAAAGCACTAAAATAGTAGAATTTAGTCCTCCTATAGAAGGTAGTGAAGAAGGACTGATTCGGAGCATGGAGGAAATAGAAGAGCATATGGTAGGTGGGGCTGCTGCAGGAACTCCAGGACTTGGGGGAAATACTCCTGATGATCGAATGATAGATGACGGTAGTGAAAGATATGACAAGAGGAGTAGCACTATTAATTATGAATTAAATGAAATCAATAAGGAAATCAGGAAAGCTCCTGGTCAAGTGGAGGATATAACTGTTGCAGTGTTAATTAACAGGGATGTTTTAATAGGTGGGAATTTTACACCTGAAATAGAAGAAGAAATTACAGAATTGATATATGCAGCTACTGGATTAGATACAAAGAATGTAGCTGTAAAGGCAGAAAGCTTTAGATCTCATGAAACTGAAAGGGTTGTTGATGCAAAAGAAATTAACTGGATAATCGTTGGTTTGGCCTTATTTGCAGCAGCATTTGCATTAGGTTTTGTAGTCTATAGGAGAAGAAAGCTCAGAGAATTAGAGGAATTAGAGGAAATGGAAAGTCAATTAGAGGAAGTAAGAGCTATAGAGGAAGAGGTAGAAGATTTAGAATTTGCAACTGAGGAATCAAAGATGAAAGAGCAGATAAATAGGTTTGTCGAGAAAAAACCAGATGCTGTGGCACAGTTATTGAGAACATGGTTAAATGAATAG
- the fliE gene encoding flagellar hook-basal body complex protein FliE, whose translation MEVRTIRTINQIVPKEVEEGLNRKSSKGTIQFSQLLESALNRVNELQIESDEYKKLLLTGDLDNLHDVTIAAEKANISFQLTLSIRNKIIEAYREIMRMQI comes from the coding sequence ATGGAAGTAAGAACCATAAGGACCATAAACCAAATAGTTCCTAAAGAAGTTGAAGAAGGACTAAATAGAAAATCAAGTAAAGGAACCATTCAATTCAGTCAGTTGTTAGAAAGTGCATTAAATAGAGTTAATGAATTGCAAATAGAAAGCGATGAGTATAAGAAATTATTACTTACAGGGGATTTGGACAACCTTCACGATGTGACTATAGCAGCAGAAAAGGCTAATATATCGTTTCAGCTAACTTTGAGCATTAGAAATAAGATAATTGAAGCTTATCGCGAGATTATGAGAATGCAGATATAG
- the flgC gene encoding flagellar basal body rod protein FlgC gives MGMFDSINISASALTAEKTRIDIISKNMANVNTTRSTGGMPYRRQMVVFEEQRGSNFATYLEKHTNKFAGKGVEISEIVEDTTPYKLKYDPGHPDANEDGYVMLPNVDIITEMVDMIDAQRAYEANITAINGTKSMLMKALEIGRR, from the coding sequence ATGGGTATGTTTGATTCTATCAATATTAGTGCATCTGCATTGACAGCAGAAAAGACCAGAATAGATATTATTAGCAAGAATATGGCAAATGTTAATACTACTAGAAGTACTGGTGGTATGCCTTACAGAAGACAAATGGTCGTGTTTGAAGAACAAAGGGGTTCTAATTTTGCTACATATTTAGAAAAGCATACCAACAAATTTGCTGGGAAAGGAGTAGAGATCAGTGAAATTGTAGAAGATACTACTCCCTATAAGTTAAAATACGATCCTGGTCATCCCGATGCTAATGAAGATGGTTATGTCATGTTACCAAATGTAGATATTATTACTGAAATGGTGGATATGATAGATGCACAAAGAGCATATGAAGCAAATATTACCGCTATAAATGGGACTAAGTCCATGTTGATGAAGGCATTAGAAATAGGCAGGAGGTAA
- the flgB gene encoding flagellar basal body rod protein FlgB → MYKGLDTKIELFNKVLDGIWLRDKVIKHNIANANTPNYKKLTVSFEDKLREALSKDNTKLVKTHEKHLPSPTRLTEIQPSIDVNRNLSYRFDKNNVNIDTEMADLAKNTIMYNAVIDQLIGEFDKIKNVIQEGGK, encoded by the coding sequence ATGTATAAAGGTCTAGATACCAAAATTGAATTGTTTAATAAGGTGTTGGATGGCATTTGGCTTCGTGATAAGGTCATTAAACATAATATAGCTAATGCTAATACGCCTAATTACAAAAAGCTTACAGTGAGTTTTGAGGATAAATTGAGGGAAGCACTATCAAAAGATAATACTAAATTGGTAAAAACCCATGAAAAACATTTACCATCTCCTACCAGATTAACAGAAATACAACCAAGTATTGATGTTAATAGGAACCTTTCTTATAGGTTTGACAAAAACAATGTGAATATAGATACGGAGATGGCAGATTTAGCTAAGAATACAATAATGTATAATGCTGTAATTGATCAGCTAATAGGTGAGTTTGATAAAATTAAAAATGTGATCCAAGAAGGGGGTAAATAG
- the codY gene encoding GTP-sensing pleiotropic transcriptional regulator CodY, giving the protein MTESLLQKTRRLNKTLQSSGSNPVSFQELSKILSEILDANVYIASKKGKVLGYELATGFECDIIQMEVVKEKRFPKSYNDELLRVTETRENVEETTECVFDQTSHCDYPDKIVTIIPIISGRERLGTLVLARFGRLFTEDDLVLAEYSATIVGMEILRSKTEEMEEESRKRAMVQMAISTLSYSELEAMEHIFEELDGEEGLLVASKVADRVGITRSVIVNALRKLESAGVIESRSLGMKGTHIRILNDKLLEELDKLKE; this is encoded by the coding sequence ATGACTGAAAGTTTATTGCAAAAAACAAGAAGATTAAATAAAACACTGCAGAGTTCAGGTTCAAATCCCGTGTCATTTCAAGAATTAAGTAAGATACTAAGTGAGATTTTAGATGCTAATGTTTATATTGCAAGCAAGAAGGGAAAAGTACTAGGTTATGAATTGGCAACAGGTTTTGAATGCGATATTATACAGATGGAAGTAGTAAAGGAGAAAAGATTTCCTAAAAGTTATAACGATGAACTTCTAAGGGTGACGGAAACTAGAGAAAACGTTGAAGAAACCACTGAATGTGTATTCGATCAAACTTCTCATTGCGATTATCCAGATAAAATAGTGACTATCATACCTATCATTAGCGGTAGGGAACGACTGGGTACCCTTGTTCTGGCAAGGTTTGGTAGATTATTCACAGAAGATGATTTAGTATTGGCTGAATATAGTGCTACCATAGTGGGAATGGAAATACTTAGGTCTAAGACTGAGGAGATGGAAGAAGAATCAAGAAAAAGGGCTATGGTACAGATGGCTATTAGCACCTTATCCTACTCTGAATTGGAAGCAATGGAGCATATTTTTGAAGAGTTAGATGGAGAAGAAGGATTGCTAGTGGCAAGCAAAGTTGCTGACAGAGTGGGAATTACAAGGTCGGTAATAGTCAATGCTTTAAGAAAACTGGAATCTGCAGGAGTTATTGAATCTAGGTCCTTAGGTATGAAAGGGACCCATATTAGAATATTAAATGACAAATTGTTAGAAGAGCTTGATAAATTGAAAGAATAA
- the hslU gene encoding ATP-dependent protease ATPase subunit HslU, with the protein MKDLTPKSIVKELDKYIIGQKEAKKAVAIALRNRYRRSLLPDEFKDEVKPKNILMIGPTGVGKTEIARRLSKLVDIPFVKVEATKFTEVGYVGRDVDSMVRDLVEESIRMIKAKKIEQVYEKSKELANDKIVEIMLPFPSRKRSNNPIEMLFGTVEEKDHLVEEENENVKIKRKELKERLLKGELDNEIIEIQVEDTHNSTIELFSGLGMEEYNINMGDIFGDLLPKKMKKKKVTVKEAKRIISNQEAQKLIDMDEVIELGIKQAEENGMIFIDEIDKIAGKSYSGGPDVSREGVQRDILPIIEGTTVMTKYGPVKTDHILFIAAGAFHVSKVGDLIPEIQGRFPIRVELESLTEDNFKEILVKPKNAITKQYKYLLGAEGINLEFTEDAIDAIAKVAYISNEQTENIGARRLQTVMEKLLEDISFEAPDLDVKEIVIDKDYVNKKLMAYIYEKDISKYIL; encoded by the coding sequence ATGAAAGATTTGACTCCTAAATCAATAGTGAAGGAATTGGATAAATATATAATAGGCCAAAAGGAAGCTAAAAAGGCTGTAGCTATTGCCCTTAGAAACAGGTATAGAAGGAGTTTGCTACCTGATGAGTTTAAGGATGAAGTAAAGCCTAAAAACATACTCATGATTGGGCCTACTGGAGTAGGAAAAACAGAAATTGCTCGACGCCTATCAAAATTGGTGGATATTCCTTTTGTAAAAGTTGAAGCAACCAAGTTTACAGAAGTAGGTTACGTTGGAAGAGATGTGGATTCCATGGTGAGGGATTTGGTTGAAGAATCTATTAGAATGATAAAGGCAAAGAAAATTGAACAAGTCTATGAAAAAAGTAAAGAATTAGCAAATGATAAAATAGTAGAAATCATGTTGCCTTTTCCTAGTCGGAAAAGGAGTAATAATCCAATCGAGATGTTATTTGGTACTGTAGAAGAAAAGGATCATTTAGTTGAAGAAGAAAATGAGAATGTAAAGATAAAGCGTAAAGAATTGAAGGAAAGATTGTTAAAAGGCGAATTAGATAATGAAATAATAGAAATTCAAGTAGAAGATACCCATAACTCAACTATAGAGTTATTTAGTGGGCTTGGAATGGAAGAATACAATATTAATATGGGAGATATTTTTGGAGATTTATTACCAAAGAAAATGAAGAAGAAAAAAGTAACTGTAAAAGAAGCAAAGAGGATAATAAGTAATCAAGAAGCCCAAAAATTGATAGATATGGATGAAGTTATTGAATTGGGGATTAAACAGGCAGAAGAAAATGGTATGATCTTCATAGATGAAATAGATAAGATCGCGGGTAAATCTTATAGCGGTGGCCCCGACGTATCTAGAGAAGGTGTTCAAAGGGATATACTACCGATAATCGAGGGTACTACCGTTATGACTAAATACGGCCCCGTTAAAACGGACCACATATTGTTTATTGCAGCAGGAGCTTTTCACGTGTCCAAGGTTGGGGATTTAATACCAGAAATACAAGGAAGATTTCCCATCAGAGTTGAGTTGGAAAGCTTGACAGAAGATAACTTCAAAGAGATTTTAGTCAAACCTAAAAATGCCATAACAAAGCAATATAAATATTTACTTGGGGCTGAAGGTATAAATTTAGAATTTACCGAGGATGCAATAGATGCAATAGCAAAGGTAGCATATATCTCCAATGAACAGACAGAAAACATAGGAGCAAGAAGATTGCAAACGGTAATGGAAAAGCTACTTGAAGATATTTCTTTTGAAGCACCAGATTTAGATGTGAAGGAAATAGTAATTGACAAAGATTATGTTAACAAAAAGTTAATGGCTTATATATACGAAAAAGATATATCAAAATATATATTATAG
- the hslV gene encoding ATP-dependent protease subunit HslV, with protein sequence MLNGTTIIAVRKDGQIAIAGDGQITFGNTTIMKNTAKKVRKIYNGNVIIGFAGAVADALTLGEILEEKLEQYSGNLKRAAVELAKDWRRDKMLRKLEALLIAADKENLLLVSGNGEVIEPEEGIVAIGSGGSFALASGKALLKYANLTAEEIARESILIASSICVYTNDNVTVEVL encoded by the coding sequence ATGCTAAATGGGACAACGATTATAGCGGTGAGGAAAGATGGTCAAATTGCTATTGCTGGAGATGGACAAATAACCTTTGGAAATACTACAATTATGAAGAACACTGCAAAAAAGGTTAGAAAAATTTACAATGGTAATGTTATAATAGGTTTTGCTGGAGCAGTTGCTGATGCATTAACCTTGGGTGAGATATTAGAAGAAAAGCTAGAACAGTATAGTGGCAATTTAAAGAGAGCTGCAGTAGAATTAGCTAAGGATTGGCGAAGAGATAAGATGCTTAGGAAATTAGAGGCCCTATTGATAGCAGCAGATAAAGAGAATTTGCTTTTAGTGTCAGGAAATGGAGAGGTGATAGAACCTGAAGAGGGTATAGTTGCTATTGGTTCTGGTGGAAGTTTTGCGCTTGCTTCAGGGAAGGCCCTACTGAAATATGCTAATTTAACTGCTGAAGAGATAGCAAGAGAATCAATATTAATTGCATCATCAATTTGTGTATATACCAACGATAATGTTACTGTTGAAGTACTCTAA